A genome region from Gossypium hirsutum isolate 1008001.06 chromosome A04, Gossypium_hirsutum_v2.1, whole genome shotgun sequence includes the following:
- the LOC107931224 gene encoding transcription factor bHLH144-like, translated as MVVFPPCAKHLPPLHGIEFQPFEVCPKIFVIFNQTDNRNQVLFKPAITNKFHGNGLNVFANYNDGKYERKDVYDVGEETSSFLKEDSDDIDALLSSEEEEQVEYDEEEVSTARTFGNYEFDTADSRSAHGSKLEIIKSPKHPQVSMELN; from the coding sequence ATGGTAGTTTTTCCTCCATGTGCAAAACACTTGCCGCCCCTCCATGGCATTGAGTTTCAACCCTTTGAGGTTTGTCCCAAGATCTTTGTTATTTTCAATCAGACTGATAATAGGAACCAAGTCTTGTTCAAACCGGCTATCACAAACAAGTTTCATGGTAATGGATTAAATGTTTTTGCAAATTACAATGATGGCAAGTATGAGAGGAAAGATGTTTATGATGTGGGAGAAGAAACATCCTCTTTTTTGAAAGAGGATTCGGATGATATTGATGCACTGCTCAGCTCGGAAGAGGAAGAACAAGTTGAGTATGACGAAGAAGAGGTTAGCACAGCCCGGACCTTTGGAAATTATGAATTCGATACTGCTGATTCTCGCTCTGCTCATGGCTCGAAACTGGAAATTATCAAATCGCCAAAGCACCCTCAAGTCTCGATGGAGCTGAATTGA